Proteins co-encoded in one Tachysurus fulvidraco isolate hzauxx_2018 chromosome 17, HZAU_PFXX_2.0, whole genome shotgun sequence genomic window:
- the ppargc1b gene encoding peroxisome proliferator-activated receptor gamma coactivator 1-beta isoform X1 has translation MADCVSLLDEELSSFVFNYLTENSGSPYGEEEVCSDHLDTDFPDFDLSQLDASDFDSVNCLSELHWCNDHSDSSPASIQYSVGDAELFETEEDNAALLAALTDSLDGIVEDGVGELSVFPSLGGDPVEEEEEEEEDELLLESEPVQGSLSPETEDPSLLKKLLLSPPNVPVGLDLNKLSSALSKTQQLKSVRPVLKRDRTCTVERKPRAFRPVSHLCTELHRHLTQEANTEDTPAADTEEEGEEEEEDEDSDSDDEEGEDEEEEESSSSSEVECTVYAEPLQPQFPSEKERHSVVELIRYMHTYCVPSRKQASWDRKERENVARKTKPENPAVPRIATPSCVKPATLPNALYNSSTTRTTKPKIPFVRRRETKAHSLLKELLEAVASFDVSKPYRLHSPPYIHSRTTAARPKAEHKDTSVIEGSQVAAKRPKCPEIDEGSFSVRRSRRLASFPSRFGKRLRPSGHSNEEESAVRHPPVDSAEDSIEKADSQKSPETLNLCCNDVCSFSLIAEKRACLCLPLTPKSTGDPRRPYEQTLCVELCGTAGLTPPTTPPHKPVDEELFKPEGKADLPGKSLCPVRTHLRKLPEQTELYAQLRRMGPTGEIQSKGAYRDHDYCMLNLGESHKRIASILPVSVCYTKDQEEEEDKMGEKNRQEETEGQQADLHPDFSPHQPAETGQPSPACTPTPEADSECPDSCQPPSPCHQINLSCESHCDKQSNNTTHGQEEDGDKCQVLYIHNLPSSVTQAVLRKRFKAFGEPEDCRVLVKKEERCGVITFRQNQNELNQKHRQNDSVGQYAGIGSRRFSRKRYIDLDEAGPGPVKSKYDAMDFDTLLKEAQRSLHR, from the exons tatggGGAGGAAGAGGTGTGCTCAGATCACCTGGACACCGATTTCCCTGACTTCGACCTCTCTCAGCTGGACGCCAGTGACTTTGACTCAGTGAACTGCCTCAGCGAGCTCCACTGGTGCAATGACCACTCAGACAGCTCCCCTGCCTCCATACAGTACAGCGTTGGGGATGCAGAGCTCTTCGAG ACAGAAGAGGATAATGCAGCGCTGCTTGCCGCTCTCACAGACAGCCTGGATGGCATTGTGGAGGACGGCGTTGGGGAGCTATCTGTGTTCCCCTCGCTGGGTGGAGACCctgtggaggaagaggaggaggaggaggaagacgagCTCCTTTTGGAAAGTGAGCCTGTCCAAGGCTCGCTGAGCCCAGAGACAGAAGACCCGTCTCTA CTGAAAAAGCTCCTGTTGTCCCCCCCAAATGTGCCTGTGGGTCTGGACTTAAACAAATTGAGCAGCGCCCTCAGTAAGACTCAGCAACTCAAGTCCGTTCGTCCCGTTCTGAAG AGGGACAGAACGTGCACAGTGGAGAGGAAGCCGCGAGCGTTCAGGCCTGTCAGTCATCTCTGCACTGAGCTGCACCGCCACCTCACCCAGGAGGCCAACACTGAGGACACACCTGCAGCTGATACTGAGGAGGAgggggaagaagaagaggaagatgaggacAGTGACTCGGACGATGAGGAGggggaggatgaggaggaagaggagtcTTCATCCAGCAGCGAGGTGGAGTGCACAGTGTATGCTGAGCCGCTCCAGCCTCAGTTCCCCTCGGAGAAAGAGCGCCACTCTGTGGTGGAGCTGATCCGctacatgcacacatactgtGTACCATCACGCAAGCAGGCCAGCTGGGATCGCAAGGAGCGTGAAAATGTGGCACGCAAGACCAAGCCTGAGAACCCTGCAGTCCCCCGTATTGCCACTCCCAGCTGTGTTAAACCTGCCACCCTGCCCAATGCCCTCTACAACAGCAGCACAACAAGAACAACTAAACCCAAGATTCCTTTTGTACGGCGCAGAGAAACTAAAGCGCACTCTCTGCTGAAGGAGCTGCTGGAGGCTGTCGCTTCCTTTGATGTGAGCAAGCCTTACAGACTGCACAGCCCACCGTACATCCACAGCAGGACCACTGCTGCCCGGCCCAAAGCTGAGCACAAAGACACAAGTGTCATCGAAGGCTCTCAGGTGGCTGCCAAGCGGCCTAAATGCCCTGAAATAGACGAGGGCTCGTTTTCGGTGCGCCGCTCCCGCCGCTTAGCCTCCTTCCCGAGTCGATTCGGAAAAAGGTTACGTCCAAGTGGACACTCCAACGAAGAGGAGAGCGCAGTCCGCCACCCTCCCGTGGATTCTGCTGAAGACAGCATTGAGAAAGCAGACTCACAGAAGAGCCCTGAAACCCTAAACCTCTGCTGTAATGACG TCTGTTCTTTTTCTCTGATTGCAGAGAAGCGTGCCTGCCTCTGCCTGCCGCTGACTCCTAAATCCACAGG AGATCCAAGAAGGCCGTATGAGCAGACTCTCTGCGTGGAACTGTGCGGCACTGCAG GACTCACCCCACCCACAACGCCTCCCCACAAACCGGTCGATGAGGAGCTCTTTAAGCCTGAGGGCAAAGCCGATCTTCCCGGTAAGAGCTTGTGCCCAGTGCGGACACACCTGAGGAAACTTCCCGAGCAGACAGAGCTGTATGCCCAACTGCGGCGCATGGGCCCAACAGGCGAGATCCAGAGCAAGGGTGCATACAGAGACCATGACTACTGCATGCTAAACTTAGGGGAAAGCCACAAACGGATTGCTAGCATCCTCCCAGTATCTGTTTGCTACACTAAGGatcaggaggaagaggaggacaagATGGGGGAGAAAAACAGGCAGGAGGAGACAGAGGGCCAACAGGCTGATTTACACCCAGACTTCTCCCCACACCAACCTGCCGAGACAGGACAGCCCTCGCCTGCCTGCACACCCACTCCTGAGGCTGATTCCGAGTGCCCAGACTCATGCCAGCCACCCTCACCCTGCCATCAGATCAACCTCAG CTGTGAGAGCCACTGTGACAAGCAGAGCAATAACACTACGCACGGGCAAGAGGAGGATGGG GACAAGTGCCAAGTATTGTACATTCACAATCTGCCGAGCAGCGTCACACAGGCTGTCCTGCGCAAACGCTTCAAAGCCTTTGGCGAACCAGAGGACTGCCGGGTGCTCGTCAAAAAAGA agagCGCTGTGGAGTCATCACTTTCAGGCAGAATCAAAATGAGCTGAATCAGAAGCACAGGCAGAATGACTCTGTGGGTCAGTATGCCGGAATTGGCAGTCGGAGGTTCAGCAGGAAGCGGTACATAGATCTGG ATGAAGCAGGACCAGGCCCGGTGAAGAGCAAGTATGACGCAATGGACTTTGACACTTTGCTTAAGGAGGCTCAGAGGAGTCTACACCGCTGA
- the ppargc1b gene encoding peroxisome proliferator-activated receptor gamma coactivator 1-beta isoform X2 — protein MADCVSLLDEELSSFVFNYLTENSGSPYGEEEVCSDHLDTDFPDFDLSQLDASDFDSVNCLSELHWCNDHSDSSPASIQYSVGDAELFETEEDNAALLAALTDSLDGIVEDGVGELSVFPSLGGDPVEEEEEEEEDELLLESEPVQGSLSPETEDPSLLKKLLLSPPNVPVGLDLNKLSSALSKTQQLKSVRPVLKRDRTCTVERKPRAFRPVSHLCTELHRHLTQEANTEDTPAADTEEEGEEEEEDEDSDSDDEEGEDEEEEESSSSSEVECTVYAEPLQPQFPSEKERHSVVELIRYMHTYCVPSRKQASWDRKERENVARKTKPENPAVPRIATPSCVKPATLPNALYNSSTTRTTKPKIPFVRRRETKAHSLLKELLEAVASFDVSKPYRLHSPPYIHSRTTAARPKAEHKDTSVIEGSQVAAKRPKCPEIDEGSFSVRRSRRLASFPSRFGKRLRPSGHSNEEESAVRHPPVDSAEDSIEKADSQKSPETLNLCCNDEKRACLCLPLTPKSTGDPRRPYEQTLCVELCGTAGLTPPTTPPHKPVDEELFKPEGKADLPGKSLCPVRTHLRKLPEQTELYAQLRRMGPTGEIQSKGAYRDHDYCMLNLGESHKRIASILPVSVCYTKDQEEEEDKMGEKNRQEETEGQQADLHPDFSPHQPAETGQPSPACTPTPEADSECPDSCQPPSPCHQINLSCESHCDKQSNNTTHGQEEDGDKCQVLYIHNLPSSVTQAVLRKRFKAFGEPEDCRVLVKKEERCGVITFRQNQNELNQKHRQNDSVGQYAGIGSRRFSRKRYIDLDEAGPGPVKSKYDAMDFDTLLKEAQRSLHR, from the exons tatggGGAGGAAGAGGTGTGCTCAGATCACCTGGACACCGATTTCCCTGACTTCGACCTCTCTCAGCTGGACGCCAGTGACTTTGACTCAGTGAACTGCCTCAGCGAGCTCCACTGGTGCAATGACCACTCAGACAGCTCCCCTGCCTCCATACAGTACAGCGTTGGGGATGCAGAGCTCTTCGAG ACAGAAGAGGATAATGCAGCGCTGCTTGCCGCTCTCACAGACAGCCTGGATGGCATTGTGGAGGACGGCGTTGGGGAGCTATCTGTGTTCCCCTCGCTGGGTGGAGACCctgtggaggaagaggaggaggaggaggaagacgagCTCCTTTTGGAAAGTGAGCCTGTCCAAGGCTCGCTGAGCCCAGAGACAGAAGACCCGTCTCTA CTGAAAAAGCTCCTGTTGTCCCCCCCAAATGTGCCTGTGGGTCTGGACTTAAACAAATTGAGCAGCGCCCTCAGTAAGACTCAGCAACTCAAGTCCGTTCGTCCCGTTCTGAAG AGGGACAGAACGTGCACAGTGGAGAGGAAGCCGCGAGCGTTCAGGCCTGTCAGTCATCTCTGCACTGAGCTGCACCGCCACCTCACCCAGGAGGCCAACACTGAGGACACACCTGCAGCTGATACTGAGGAGGAgggggaagaagaagaggaagatgaggacAGTGACTCGGACGATGAGGAGggggaggatgaggaggaagaggagtcTTCATCCAGCAGCGAGGTGGAGTGCACAGTGTATGCTGAGCCGCTCCAGCCTCAGTTCCCCTCGGAGAAAGAGCGCCACTCTGTGGTGGAGCTGATCCGctacatgcacacatactgtGTACCATCACGCAAGCAGGCCAGCTGGGATCGCAAGGAGCGTGAAAATGTGGCACGCAAGACCAAGCCTGAGAACCCTGCAGTCCCCCGTATTGCCACTCCCAGCTGTGTTAAACCTGCCACCCTGCCCAATGCCCTCTACAACAGCAGCACAACAAGAACAACTAAACCCAAGATTCCTTTTGTACGGCGCAGAGAAACTAAAGCGCACTCTCTGCTGAAGGAGCTGCTGGAGGCTGTCGCTTCCTTTGATGTGAGCAAGCCTTACAGACTGCACAGCCCACCGTACATCCACAGCAGGACCACTGCTGCCCGGCCCAAAGCTGAGCACAAAGACACAAGTGTCATCGAAGGCTCTCAGGTGGCTGCCAAGCGGCCTAAATGCCCTGAAATAGACGAGGGCTCGTTTTCGGTGCGCCGCTCCCGCCGCTTAGCCTCCTTCCCGAGTCGATTCGGAAAAAGGTTACGTCCAAGTGGACACTCCAACGAAGAGGAGAGCGCAGTCCGCCACCCTCCCGTGGATTCTGCTGAAGACAGCATTGAGAAAGCAGACTCACAGAAGAGCCCTGAAACCCTAAACCTCTGCTGTAATGACG AGAAGCGTGCCTGCCTCTGCCTGCCGCTGACTCCTAAATCCACAGG AGATCCAAGAAGGCCGTATGAGCAGACTCTCTGCGTGGAACTGTGCGGCACTGCAG GACTCACCCCACCCACAACGCCTCCCCACAAACCGGTCGATGAGGAGCTCTTTAAGCCTGAGGGCAAAGCCGATCTTCCCGGTAAGAGCTTGTGCCCAGTGCGGACACACCTGAGGAAACTTCCCGAGCAGACAGAGCTGTATGCCCAACTGCGGCGCATGGGCCCAACAGGCGAGATCCAGAGCAAGGGTGCATACAGAGACCATGACTACTGCATGCTAAACTTAGGGGAAAGCCACAAACGGATTGCTAGCATCCTCCCAGTATCTGTTTGCTACACTAAGGatcaggaggaagaggaggacaagATGGGGGAGAAAAACAGGCAGGAGGAGACAGAGGGCCAACAGGCTGATTTACACCCAGACTTCTCCCCACACCAACCTGCCGAGACAGGACAGCCCTCGCCTGCCTGCACACCCACTCCTGAGGCTGATTCCGAGTGCCCAGACTCATGCCAGCCACCCTCACCCTGCCATCAGATCAACCTCAG CTGTGAGAGCCACTGTGACAAGCAGAGCAATAACACTACGCACGGGCAAGAGGAGGATGGG GACAAGTGCCAAGTATTGTACATTCACAATCTGCCGAGCAGCGTCACACAGGCTGTCCTGCGCAAACGCTTCAAAGCCTTTGGCGAACCAGAGGACTGCCGGGTGCTCGTCAAAAAAGA agagCGCTGTGGAGTCATCACTTTCAGGCAGAATCAAAATGAGCTGAATCAGAAGCACAGGCAGAATGACTCTGTGGGTCAGTATGCCGGAATTGGCAGTCGGAGGTTCAGCAGGAAGCGGTACATAGATCTGG ATGAAGCAGGACCAGGCCCGGTGAAGAGCAAGTATGACGCAATGGACTTTGACACTTTGCTTAAGGAGGCTCAGAGGAGTCTACACCGCTGA